A window of Lysobacter sp. TY2-98 genomic DNA:
AGCGCATTGCCGCCGAACACCTGCGCGAATTCGGGCGATTCCGCATCGCGCGCGTCGAGCCCCAGCGTCGACAGCATTTCGCGCGACACCGCGAGCACGCGGGGTGCAGCGACGGGATCGGGGTCGACGGGCGACCACAGCGCGCCGTGCACCTGCCGCACCGCCTTCCCGCGCGCCGGATCGCCCGGTAGCTCGTGCACGAAGCGGTTGTCGAAGTGGAGGTCGGACAGGCTCATCAGGGGCCCTGAAAGCGGACGCTGCACGCGCATCGGGTGCGCATCGTAGCCGGCGCGGCGTCATCGCCCACGCGACGGCGGCCGTCGTTTTCCCCGGAAAACACCGTGAAAACGTCGCCATCGACGGCCCGGTCGCGCGCGGGCCTGTAGACTGCCGCCCCCCGACCGGCGCGACCGGCGCCCACGTCCTGCCGCCATGAGCGCCGAAACCGACCCGTCCTCCGTCACCTTCACCGACCTTGCCCTCGGCGCGCCGCTGCTGCGCGCGCTGGCCGACGTCGGCTACGAAACCCCCTCGCCGATCCAGGCCGCCACCATCCCGCCGCTGCTCGCCGGCCGCGACGTCATCGGCCAGGCGCAGACCGGTACCGGCAAGACCGCCGCGTTCGCATTGCCGGTGCTGGCCCGCATCGATCCCGCCAAGACCAAGCCGCAGGCCCTGGTGCTGGCACCGACCCGCGAACTCGCCATCCAGGTGGCCGAGGCGTTCCAGAAGTACGCGACCTACCTGCCCAACTTCCACGTGCTGCCGATCTACGGTGGGCAGGGTTACGGGCCGCAGCTGGCGGCGCTGCGCCGTGGCGTGCACGTCATCGTCGGTACGCCCGGCCGCGTGATCGACCACATGAAGCGCGGCACGCTCGATCTGTCCGCGCTGTCGATGGTCGTGCTCGACGAGGCCGACGAGATGCTGCGCATGGGCTTCATCGACGACGTCGAAGCAGTGATGAAGGCGACGCCGGAGACGCGTCAGGTCGCACTGTTCTCGGCCACCATGCCGGCGCCGATCCGCCGCATCGCGCAGACCTACCTGAAGGATCCGACCGAAATCGCCATCAAGGCGACGACGACGACCGCGGCGAACATCCGCCAGCGCTACGTCGCCGTCAGCCAGCACCACAAGATCGACGCGATCACGCGTGTGCTCGAAGCCGAGACGTTCGACGCGATGATCGTGTTCGCGCGCACCAAGATCGCGACGGAGGAGCTCGCCGGAAAGCTCGCCGCGCGCGGCATCGCGGCGGCGGCTTTGAATGGCGATGTCCAGCAGGCGCAGCGCGAGAAGATCGTGCAGCAGCTCAAGGACGGCCGCATCGACGTGCTGGTCGCCACCGACGTGGCGGCTCGCGGTCTGGACGTCGACCGCATCACGCACGTCCTCAATTACGACATCCCGTACGACACCGAGAGCTACGTGCACCGCATCGGCCGTACCGGCCGCGCGGGCCGCACCGGTGAAGCGATCCTGTTCGTGACGCCGCGCGAGCGCGGCATGCTGCGCGCGATCGAACGTGCCACGCGCCAGCCGATCGAGCAGATGGAGCCGCCGAGCATCGAGTCGGTGAATGCGCGTCGCGTCGACAAGTTCATGGAGCGCATTTCCGATGCGCTGGAATCCGCCGAGCTGCCGACCTACCGCGATCTCATCGAGCGCTTCGAGAACGAGCGCAACGTGCCGGCGGTGGAAATCGCCGCCGCCCTCGCGCACCTGCTGCAGGGCGAGTCGCCGCTGCTGATGGCGACCGGCCACGATCCGCTGCTCGACGCCCAGCGTCGCGACCGCATGGATCGCGAGCGCCATCAGGATCGCGATCGCGGTCCGCGTCCGGATCGTCCGGGCCGTTTCGAACGCGACAGCCGCGGCGAGCGCCCGGCACGTTTCGACCGCGACGATCGCGCGCCGCGCCCGGACCGCGACGGCAAGCCGTATCCGGATCGCAGCGAACGCCCTGCCCGCTTCGAGCGCGATGATCGTCCGCGCCCCGAACAGGGCGGTGATCGTGCCTACGGTCGCGCGCCGCGCCCCGAACGCGACGACCAGGCGCCGCGCATCGAACGCGGTCCGATGGGCGACGAGCGCCCGCAACGCTTCGAGCGCGAGGACAGTCGTCCGCGTCCCGAGCAGGTGGAGCGTCCCGCACGCAGCGGGAGCGATTTCGAGTCGCGTGGACCGCGCTTCGAGCATGATTCGCGTCCGCGCAACGATGCGGAGCGCGCGTTCGACGATGCACCACGTCGCGAGCGTCCGCAGCGTGGCCCCGAGGCGGGCATGGAAACGTTCCGCGTCGAAGTCGGGCACGTGCACGGCGTGAAGCCGGGCAATCTCGTCGGCGCGATCGCGAACGAAGCGGATCTCGAAAGCCGCTTTATCGGCCGCATCGACATCCGCGACCACTTCACGCTCATCGACCTGCCGGAAGGCATGCCGCGCGAAACAATGGAACACCTCAAGCGCGTGCGCGTCGCCGGGCAGCAACTCAAGCTGCGTCGCGACGATGGCGCGCCACCGCGCGAGGGCGATCGGGGCGACCGCGGGGACCGGGGTGGGCGGGGCGATCGCGGCGGCTTCCGCGGCCCGCGTCGCGATCGCTGATCGGACCGCAGCCCAGAGAAAAAGCCCGCGAGCGATCGCGGGCTTTTTCGTATTACGGACGTGCGACGCGATCAATCAAAAGACCGCACGTCGTTCGGCCATGCGACTTCCAGTCATCGCGATGACTTCCGTGCGGTGTATCGACCCGACTACTGCAGATTGATCCGCTGGTTGTCGGACAGCACGCCCGGATCATGCGTCACCGCCGTCAGCAGGAACTGCAGCGCCTTGCCGGCGACCGTGCCCGGCGTGTCCCAGTATTCCGCGCTCTCGGCCTCCACGCGGATCAGGCACAGGTTCGGGTCGTCCTTGCCGCCTTCGAAATACGGCGCCATGTACGGCTTCCAGTGACGCTCGATGTCCCCACGATCACGCGTCGCGATGGCACGACCCGAGATCGAGATGTAGGTGCCGTTATCGTCCGACGCGAACGCGACGTTGACCTGCGGAGTCGCCTCGATCTCGCGCACCTTCTCACTGTCGGCGCCGGTCGCGAACCAGAGATCCCCGTCGAATTCCACTTCGGCGACGCCCAGCGGGCGGCTGAACAGGCGACCGTTTTCACCCTGCGTCGTCAGCATCGCGACGTGCAATCCCTTCGCGAGATCCCGCAGCTTTTCGATGTTCTCGTCGCGGTCGGGCGCGGCGGTTCGGGCGTTGTCGCGCAGTTCCATGTCGTCTCCTCGTCGATGCGGCGCTAGCGCCATTGGAGGCAGGAGACCGCACCCGCCGACGAGGCCGGGTGAAACGCCGGTGACGCGTCAGGCCGCGGCGTCGACCACCGGTTTCAGCTGCGGATCGAGCGCGACGCGGCCGTCGAATACGAAACAGTGCCCGTCGTAGCCGAAACCGCCGACCTGTTCGAAGTAGCCGAGGATGCCGCCGTCGAGCTGCAGGACGTTTTGCATGCCGTCGTCGTGCAGCCAAAGTGCCGCCTTCTCGCAGCGGATGCCGCCCGTGCAGAAGCTGACGACGGTGGCATCGGCGAGCTCGTCGCGATGCGGCGCCAGCGCCGCGGGCAGATCGGTGAAGTTGTCGATGGGCAGCGTCATCGCGCCACCGAAGGTGCCGTAGTCGAACTCTTCGCGATTGCGCGTATCGAGCAGAACGAGGCGCCGACCGTCGTCATCGGTGCCCTGCGCGATCCAGCGTGCGAGCGTCGGCGGATCGACCGCAGGCGCGCGGCGATCGAATGGCGTGGTGCCATCGCGACGAAACGTGATGATCTCGGGCTTGCGCTTGACCTTGAGGCGCCCGAATGGCTGCGCGCAGCTCCAGCTGCGTTTCACATCCAGACCGGCGAAGCGGGCATCGTCGTGCAGCACGGCGAGCACCGCATCGATCGCAGTTTCATCGCCCGCGAGGAACAGGTTCACGCCTTCGGGCGCGACGAGAATCGTGCCGCGAACGTCACCGGCTTCCGCCGCCGTGCGCAGCGTCGCGGCGAGCGCATCGGCGTCGTCGAGGGGAGTGAAGTGGTAGGCGGCGACATTGAGCAGCATGCCGCCATTGTACGAAGCGGCCCGGGCCGCAGACCCTGTTCAGCGGCCCGCGAGTGCTTCCAGGTGCGGCAGCGGCTGTGGGCTGGCGATGAACGTCGCGCCGTTGTGGTCCTGCTTGAACACGAAGCCATGCGCCATCTGCAGGTCGTCAGGAACCCAGAACACCCGCGGTTCGAGGCGGAAGCCGCCCTCCCAGCCGGCCGCGAGCGCGGCTTCCTTGGCCGACTCCCAGCTCTTCAGGAACGCGAGGCTGGCCGAGGTATCGAGGCCTTCGCGCGGGTCGCTGCCCTCGCAGGGCACGGCCGCGACCTCCAGCGTTTCGCGCACGCTGCGCAGCTGGTGCCAGCCGTAATCGATCGGTCCGATGGAATAGACGTGCCAGTTCATGTGCGGTCCCCCTCCGCGATGTTCGCTGTCAGCCCGGCATCGGCAGGCCGAGATGCGGCGCGATGAGCCAGTACACAGCGCCGAGGATCACGGCCCAGATCAGCAGGCGCACGACCAGCCCGACCGCCTTGAAGGCGAGCCAGATGCCGAGGATGACGATGACGATCGCGACGATGCTCATGGGCGGTCCAGGTCGAGTCCGGCCAGCATAGACCGGAACCCGTGCACGTTACGGCGTCGCCACCGGCGCCAGGCGCAGGTCCTGGAAGTCGAAGCTGAAATCCGTGAGCGGCGACACGGGCTGCATGCGCACGCCCTGGATCACGCCATCGTGGTCGAGGTCGAAATCCACGAACGCGTCCGCGTTGAGCCAACGCTGGTCCCAGCGGACGATGAAGCTGTCGTGCTGCCAATGTTCGAGGCGGCCGACGAGTTCGGGCGTCCTGGTGAAGCGCAGGCGCAGGCCCTTCGCATCGCGTTCGACAACGACATCGCCGTACCACGGGTCGCGGTACGTACCAGCGTACTTCGCGAGCGGCAGCGACGGCTTCGATGCGGCCTCCCGCTGCGCCAGATGCTTCTTCCAGCCTTCGTCCGCATCACCGCGCGACTTGTCGAGCGCGGCGCCGTAGGCCGCAACCCAGTCCGTCTTCGACGCGCCGGTGTAGGCGTCGAGTACGCGATAAGTGATGGAGTTGAACGCGCCACCCATCTCGGCGTTTGTGAGCACGACCACGCCGACGCCGAGGTCGGGAATCATCGTCACCTTCGACACCATGCCGGGCCAGCCGCCCGTGTGCCAGACGAGCTTGTGGCCGCGGTAGTCGGACAGGAACCAGCCCTCGCCATATCCCGCGAAGTTGGGCTTGAGCGGTTCGAGCTGCGGCACCGACGGCTTCGACACAGGAATCGGCGTCACCACCTGCCACTGCGCGTCGTGCCGCTTATCGCTGACGAGTCGTTTCGCGTCGTCACCGCTGCCGCTGATGATGCCGCCGGCGAGCTG
This region includes:
- a CDS encoding DEAD/DEAH box helicase; the encoded protein is MSAETDPSSVTFTDLALGAPLLRALADVGYETPSPIQAATIPPLLAGRDVIGQAQTGTGKTAAFALPVLARIDPAKTKPQALVLAPTRELAIQVAEAFQKYATYLPNFHVLPIYGGQGYGPQLAALRRGVHVIVGTPGRVIDHMKRGTLDLSALSMVVLDEADEMLRMGFIDDVEAVMKATPETRQVALFSATMPAPIRRIAQTYLKDPTEIAIKATTTTAANIRQRYVAVSQHHKIDAITRVLEAETFDAMIVFARTKIATEELAGKLAARGIAAAALNGDVQQAQREKIVQQLKDGRIDVLVATDVAARGLDVDRITHVLNYDIPYDTESYVHRIGRTGRAGRTGEAILFVTPRERGMLRAIERATRQPIEQMEPPSIESVNARRVDKFMERISDALESAELPTYRDLIERFENERNVPAVEIAAALAHLLQGESPLLMATGHDPLLDAQRRDRMDRERHQDRDRGPRPDRPGRFERDSRGERPARFDRDDRAPRPDRDGKPYPDRSERPARFERDDRPRPEQGGDRAYGRAPRPERDDQAPRIERGPMGDERPQRFEREDSRPRPEQVERPARSGSDFESRGPRFEHDSRPRNDAERAFDDAPRRERPQRGPEAGMETFRVEVGHVHGVKPGNLVGAIANEADLESRFIGRIDIRDHFTLIDLPEGMPRETMEHLKRVRVAGQQLKLRRDDGAPPREGDRGDRGDRGGRGDRGGFRGPRRDR
- a CDS encoding pyridoxamine 5'-phosphate oxidase family protein encodes the protein MELRDNARTAAPDRDENIEKLRDLAKGLHVAMLTTQGENGRLFSRPLGVAEVEFDGDLWFATGADSEKVREIEATPQVNVAFASDDNGTYISISGRAIATRDRGDIERHWKPYMAPYFEGGKDDPNLCLIRVEAESAEYWDTPGTVAGKALQFLLTAVTHDPGVLSDNQRINLQ
- a CDS encoding sulfurtransferase, with translation MLLNVAAYHFTPLDDADALAATLRTAAEAGDVRGTILVAPEGVNLFLAGDETAIDAVLAVLHDDARFAGLDVKRSWSCAQPFGRLKVKRKPEIITFRRDGTTPFDRRAPAVDPPTLARWIAQGTDDDGRRLVLLDTRNREEFDYGTFGGAMTLPIDNFTDLPAALAPHRDELADATVVSFCTGGIRCEKAALWLHDDGMQNVLQLDGGILGYFEQVGGFGYDGHCFVFDGRVALDPQLKPVVDAAA